The proteins below are encoded in one region of Coffea arabica cultivar ET-39 chromosome 4c, Coffea Arabica ET-39 HiFi, whole genome shotgun sequence:
- the LOC113738552 gene encoding uncharacterized protein isoform X2, giving the protein MDVFISASCCLLCLVNCKKKPPSLYALFFGVLSGSFCCSSFEESFNLKITMARRCLSVHEVHDKMRRWTVLVQVMEKSHVLTSNRSPPIRFQRLVLTDSEGTMVSTVIYGNDIRYFANLLQPFK; this is encoded by the exons ATGGACGTATTTATCAGTGCATCCTGCTGCCTTCTCTGCCTTGTGAACTGCAAGAAGAAGCCTCCGAGCCTTTACGCCTTGTTCTTTGGAGTCCTCTCTG GTTCCTTTTGCTGCAGTTCCTTCGAGGAATCTTTTAACTTGAAG ATAACAATGGCAAGGAGATGTCTATCAGTGCATGAAGTCCACGACAAGATGAGAAGGTGGACAGTGCTTGTGCAAGTTATGGAGAAATCGCACGTGTTAACCAGTAACAGATCACCGCCTATCAGATTTCAGCGCCTCGTGTTAACAGATTCTGAG GGGACTATGGTTTCAACTGTCATTTATGGAAACGACATTCGTTATTTTGCTAATCTGCTGCAACCGTTCAAGTAA
- the LOC113738552 gene encoding uncharacterized protein isoform X1 encodes MTGKISLSPGQQKFWFEACENCQKAINVDVGWVMRCASCKEESRVVARTRVGIAVDDGTGSINTVIFGLDAEKLIPFTALQFWEAHTEELNFSAELASALGKHAIVCFIRYYESDYQGRKEAKYNIVKAYTTEESAHIPMAITTA; translated from the exons ATGACAGGAAAAATCAGTTTGTCCCCTGGAcaacaaaaattctggtttgaagcATGTGAGAACTGCCAAAAGGCTATCAATGTTGACGTAGGATGGGTTATGAGATGCGCATCTTGCAAAGAAGAGAGCAGAGTTGTAGCAAG GACCCGAGTTGGAATTGCTGTTGATGATGGTACGGGCTCCATAAATACTGTTATCTTTGGCCTTGATGCTGAAAAGCTTATCCCATTTACAGCACTTCAATTCTGGGAAGCTCATACTGAG gAGCTTAACTTTTCTGCTGAACTAGCATCTGCACTCGGAAAGCATGCAATTGTGTGTTTCATTCGCTACTATGAGTCAGATTATCAAGGCCGGAAGGAAGCCAAGTATAATATTGTCAAGGCATACACTACTGAGGAATCAGCTCACATTCCAATGGCCATCACAACTGCATAA
- the LOC113738552 gene encoding replication protein A 70 kDa DNA-binding subunit B-like isoform X3: protein MLPCTFELTKFEDLFRFAVTENVQNLQAVVVTAFATKEQNNGCKTRDFIVVNEEKKPMLLTLWNEFEQNQGTQLANSIGNANVIIGMKLKITTFNYLSLTTKPGSGLLINPPTSEANALKE, encoded by the exons ATGCTACCATGCACTTTCGAATTGACCAAATTTGAAGACCTTTTTAGGTTCGCAGTCACAGAGAATGTTCAGA ATTTACAAGCTGTTGTTGTCACTGCATTTGCGACAAAGGAACAGAATAACGGGTGTAAAACAAGAGACTTCATTGTTGTGAATGAAGA GAAAAAGCCAATGCTTCTTACTCTTTGGAATGAGTTCGAACAAAATCAGGGAACACAACTTGCAAACAGTATTGGAAATGCCAACGTTATCATTGGCATGAAGCTGAAAATCACAACTTTTAATT ACTTATCTCTGACAACCAAGCCTGGGAGTGGCCTTCTGATTAATCCTCCCACTTCTGAAGCAAATGCACTCAAAGAATGA